From a single Candidatus Saccharibacteria bacterium genomic region:
- the dnaN gene encoding DNA polymerase III subunit beta, with the protein MKLQVTQENLHRALSAVSRVASNRNSLPILANILLKTVDNRLVIAGTNLDIAITETIGAKVTEEGSLTIPARLLQDFVSNLPNDVVELQSDDFKLKISTGKYTSTINGMNPDEFPVMPAITNGKTIKLKTADFKKALQQSVFAASSDDTRPVLTSVYVHSHASKLTLAATDSYRLAEKTTSGVKEEVKLLVPATTMSELLRIFGDHNNEETTLTFDEQQVRFQAGDVEVISRLIDGNYPDYRKLIPAKFEVSAETLKSELLAATKVASLFAREAAGSIQIEVDDTKNELSVKSVASQVGENSSAVAAIASGNGAVTLNSRYLMDALNALTGDKVVFCMNGKLEPCILKDPADPSALQVVMPVKS; encoded by the coding sequence ATGAAGCTTCAAGTAACCCAAGAAAACCTGCACCGCGCACTAAGTGCCGTGTCGCGTGTTGCCAGTAACCGCAACTCCCTTCCTATCTTAGCTAACATTCTACTTAAAACAGTCGACAACCGGCTAGTAATTGCCGGCACTAATCTCGACATTGCAATCACCGAAACTATTGGCGCAAAAGTAACCGAGGAAGGCTCGCTAACCATACCCGCTCGCCTGCTACAGGATTTTGTTAGTAATCTGCCAAATGATGTGGTCGAGCTTCAGAGCGATGATTTTAAACTCAAGATTAGCACCGGCAAGTACACGTCTACTATCAACGGAATGAACCCGGACGAATTTCCTGTGATGCCAGCAATTACGAACGGCAAAACCATTAAACTAAAAACCGCCGACTTCAAGAAAGCCCTTCAGCAAAGCGTTTTCGCTGCCAGTAGCGACGATACAAGGCCAGTGCTGACTAGCGTTTACGTTCACAGCCATGCTTCCAAACTAACACTTGCCGCAACCGACAGCTATCGTCTAGCCGAAAAAACTACCAGCGGTGTCAAAGAAGAGGTAAAGCTACTGGTCCCAGCCACCACCATGAGCGAACTCTTAAGGATATTTGGGGATCACAACAACGAAGAGACTACCCTTACTTTTGACGAACAGCAAGTGCGTTTCCAGGCGGGTGACGTAGAGGTGATTTCACGTCTGATCGACGGCAATTATCCAGACTACCGCAAGCTGATACCGGCCAAGTTTGAAGTCTCGGCCGAAACTCTAAAAAGCGAGCTACTTGCCGCAACCAAGGTGGCAAGCTTGTTTGCCCGCGAAGCAGCCGGCAGCATCCAGATAGAGGTTGACGACACCAAGAATGAGCTGTCTGTTAAATCTGTTGCGTCTCAGGTTGGTGAAAACAGCTCTGCGGTGGCAGCCATAGCCTCAGGCAATGGTGCGGTGACACTTAATTCTCGCTATCTTATGGACGCCCTCAACGCCCTGACTGGCGATAAGGTAGTTTTCTGTATGAATGGTAAGCTAGAGCCATGCATACTCAAAGACCCAGCCGACCCAAGTGCCCT